One stretch of Streptomyces sp. A2-16 DNA includes these proteins:
- a CDS encoding dipeptide epimerase, translating into MKARLRTVRLDLAEPLRISRSTMTAREAVWLTLDHEGLSGHGEAVTSVYYGLDADTLVRLLSAVDLTLFARPESALEALRQGELASPRAVPPAVTAAVESALLDLVGKRANTPVHRLLGTPEPPVAATARTIGITSPLHAAAEARRLAAQGFQVIKVKAGTPDPEDDVERVRVIRDAAPGARLLLDPNGAWTVRQALALLPRFADLGVEAVEQPLAPGDPDALGALAERSPLPVIADEDAVSLEDVRRLAGRVHGVNVKLAKCGGVQAALRIAELIEGSSTELMLGCLTASTLGLAPAVHLADRARWTDLDGHLLLAHDPWSGIGGADGVVRANGLPGLGVEEVVAREDVA; encoded by the coding sequence GTGAAGGCCCGCCTGCGCACCGTGCGCCTCGACCTCGCCGAGCCCTTGCGCATCTCCCGCTCCACGATGACCGCTCGCGAGGCCGTCTGGCTGACCCTCGACCACGAGGGCCTGTCCGGCCACGGCGAGGCCGTCACCAGCGTGTACTACGGCCTCGACGCCGACACACTCGTACGGCTGCTGTCGGCTGTGGACCTCACCCTCTTCGCTCGTCCGGAAAGCGCCCTGGAGGCCCTGCGGCAAGGCGAGTTGGCGTCACCGCGGGCCGTGCCGCCCGCCGTGACCGCCGCCGTCGAGTCCGCGCTCCTCGACCTCGTCGGCAAGCGCGCGAACACCCCCGTCCACCGTCTCCTCGGCACCCCCGAACCGCCGGTCGCCGCGACCGCCCGCACGATCGGCATCACCTCCCCCCTGCACGCCGCCGCCGAGGCCCGCCGCCTCGCCGCGCAGGGCTTCCAGGTCATCAAGGTCAAGGCGGGCACCCCCGACCCCGAGGACGACGTGGAACGCGTACGCGTCATCCGCGACGCCGCGCCCGGGGCCCGGCTGCTCCTCGACCCCAACGGCGCCTGGACCGTACGGCAGGCCCTGGCCCTGCTGCCCCGGTTCGCCGACCTCGGTGTCGAGGCCGTCGAGCAGCCTCTCGCCCCCGGCGACCCGGACGCCCTCGGTGCCCTCGCCGAACGCTCGCCCCTGCCCGTCATCGCCGACGAGGACGCGGTGAGCCTCGAAGACGTCCGCCGCCTGGCCGGACGCGTCCACGGCGTCAACGTGAAGCTCGCCAAGTGCGGCGGGGTCCAAGCCGCCCTGCGCATCGCCGAGTTGATCGAGGGCAGCAGCACCGAGCTGATGCTCGGCTGTCTCACCGCCAGCACCCTCGGGCTCGCCCCCGCCGTCCACCTCGCCGACCGGGCCCGCTGGACCGACCTCGACGGACACCTGCTGCTCGCCCACGACCCGTGGTCCGGGATCGGCGGCGCCGACGGGGTCGTACGCGCGAACGGCCTGCCCGGCCTGGGAGTCGAGGAGGTGGTGGCGCGTGAAGACGTGGCGTGA
- a CDS encoding class I SAM-dependent methyltransferase — MSPRTNADESAAAGNLLTDNPALYEVRFPDPDRLAGRWAEDCLSRHGAGPRVLDLGCGTGRDAAHLYRAGRTVTGADLSEAMLEHARSHHPGPEYVHADLHGFDFGPAAFDALVCLDSALLYCHTNAQLDGFLASCRRALAPGGLLVAEMRNGAYFLGRTELLDTETVNSFTWQGADHRSTTTLYVDRAAQLLRRTRVWTSDSSPPVEQRSAWRLLFPQELRHFLAVHGFEVLELHDGPGPRTEPTWNQGELPGTTTDGDRLHVVARSRTD; from the coding sequence GTGAGCCCGCGGACGAACGCCGACGAGAGCGCCGCGGCCGGCAACCTCCTCACCGACAACCCCGCCCTGTACGAGGTCCGCTTCCCCGACCCCGACCGGCTCGCCGGACGCTGGGCCGAGGACTGTCTGAGCCGCCACGGCGCCGGACCGCGCGTGCTCGACCTGGGCTGCGGCACCGGGCGCGACGCCGCCCACCTGTACCGGGCCGGCCGTACGGTGACCGGGGCCGACCTGTCCGAGGCGATGCTCGAGCACGCCCGCTCCCACCATCCGGGGCCCGAGTACGTCCACGCCGACCTGCACGGTTTCGACTTCGGCCCGGCCGCGTTCGACGCGCTCGTCTGCCTGGACAGCGCCCTGCTGTACTGCCACACCAACGCCCAGCTCGACGGTTTCCTCGCCTCCTGCCGCCGCGCCCTCGCCCCGGGCGGACTGCTCGTCGCGGAGATGCGCAACGGCGCCTACTTCCTGGGCCGCACCGAACTCCTCGACACCGAGACCGTCAACAGCTTCACCTGGCAGGGCGCCGACCACCGCTCCACGACCACCCTGTACGTCGACCGGGCCGCGCAACTCCTGCGCCGCACCCGGGTATGGACGTCCGACTCCTCACCTCCTGTCGAACAGCGGTCCGCCTGGCGGCTGTTGTTCCCGCAGGAGCTGCGGCACTTCCTCGCCGTGCACGGCTTCGAGGTCCTCGAACTCCACGACGGGCCCGGACCGCGCACCGAACCCACCTGGAACCAGGGCGAGTTGCCCGGCACCACCACCGACGGGGACCGGCTGCACGTCGTCGCGCGCAGCCGCACCGACTGA
- a CDS encoding MFS transporter, protein MKTWREMRRFPLAVRLLLVNQLGVNTGFYLLVPYLAVHLTDNLGMSAAVVGVVLGVRNLSQQGLFIIGGSASDRLGARGVIIAGCALRTVGFGLFALGDGLPVLLAASVLSGLAGALFNPAVRAYLAQESGERRAEAFALFNVFATAGALIGPLLGSALLLVDFRTSALTAAALFAVLTVAQALVLPAHRPEPSKGSVLGDWREVLGNRAFVAFALAMVGMFTLESQLYLLLPDGARQATGWGGAAGLVFLVGTLANLALQLRITRALKSRGSRARWIATGLALMGLAFLPPMLVTGARGPLAVVAVLLGTLLLYLGVMVASPFVMELIPGFGRSELTGTYFGIFYVVSGVAAAIGNTAVGWAMDTGDRLPWGCCALFGLASAGGVAWLHRRGMLPGSPPTVVAPARERSTA, encoded by the coding sequence GTGAAGACGTGGCGTGAGATGCGCCGCTTCCCGCTCGCCGTCCGGCTCCTGCTGGTCAACCAGCTCGGCGTCAACACCGGCTTCTACCTCCTCGTGCCCTATCTCGCCGTGCATCTCACCGACAACCTGGGCATGTCGGCGGCCGTCGTCGGCGTCGTCCTCGGGGTGCGCAACCTCAGTCAGCAGGGGCTCTTCATCATCGGCGGGTCCGCCTCCGACCGGCTCGGCGCGCGAGGCGTGATCATCGCCGGATGCGCGCTCAGGACGGTCGGGTTCGGACTGTTCGCGCTCGGCGACGGGCTGCCCGTGCTGCTCGCCGCGTCCGTGCTCAGCGGACTCGCCGGGGCGTTGTTCAACCCGGCCGTGCGCGCCTACCTCGCACAGGAGTCGGGGGAGCGCAGGGCCGAGGCGTTCGCCCTGTTCAACGTCTTCGCCACCGCCGGAGCGCTGATCGGACCGCTTCTGGGCAGCGCCCTGCTCCTCGTCGACTTCCGCACGTCCGCGCTCACCGCCGCCGCCCTCTTCGCGGTCCTGACCGTGGCACAGGCCCTCGTGCTGCCCGCGCACCGGCCCGAGCCGAGCAAGGGGTCCGTCCTCGGGGACTGGCGGGAAGTCCTCGGCAACCGTGCCTTCGTCGCGTTCGCCCTCGCCATGGTCGGCATGTTCACCCTGGAGAGCCAGCTCTACCTGCTGCTGCCCGACGGGGCCCGGCAGGCCACCGGCTGGGGCGGGGCGGCCGGGCTCGTCTTCCTCGTCGGCACGCTCGCCAACCTGGCCCTCCAACTGCGCATCACCCGGGCCCTCAAGTCCCGCGGCAGCAGGGCGCGTTGGATCGCCACCGGACTCGCCCTGATGGGTCTCGCGTTCCTGCCGCCCATGCTCGTGACCGGGGCCCGCGGGCCGCTCGCCGTCGTCGCCGTGCTGCTCGGCACCCTGCTGCTCTACCTCGGCGTCATGGTCGCCTCGCCCTTCGTCATGGAGCTGATCCCCGGCTTCGGCCGGTCCGAACTGACCGGCACGTACTTCGGGATCTTCTACGTCGTCTCGGGCGTCGCGGCCGCGATCGGGAACACCGCCGTGGGCTGGGCCATGGACACGGGGGACCGGTTGCCCTGGGGGTGCTGCGCCCTGTTCGGGCTGGCCTCGGCGGGCGGGGTGGCGTGGCTGCACCGGCGCGGAATGCTGCCGGGGAGTCCGCCGACCGTGGTCGCTCCCGCCCGGGAGAGGAGCACGGCGTGA
- a CDS encoding ATP-binding cassette domain-containing protein produces the protein MRVEVRGRVIVDGVDLCVLPGKVTALVGASGSGKTTTGLALLGEFPPGARVTGEVYRAADGPVGYVPQHPAAVLNPARRISALLHDIARARVRHLPRGRRRAAARARVLDALADAQLPDAEALLRRYPHQLSGGQQQRVVLAQALLLGARVIVADEPTTGQDPLTRSRIVEQLAAVAARGIAVVLLSHDLDVVRALADDVLVMRAGRVVESGPPERLWRAPRHAWTRRLLDEHRADPPEAGGGRPVLEIRDLTAAHGKATVLRAPLLTLDSGECLAVVGRSGSGKTTLARCLAGLHRDHGGEVLLDGTPLPRTLRRRSSAQLAAVQYVFQDARAAFDEYRPVLDQVARTAVRLRGSGEQEAREEALATLVRLGLPADDLPYRLPGRLSGGELQRVALARALLARPRVLICDEITSGLDMVTRRGILDLLAGLLREREGLSLVLITHDQDTARIAHRVAVVDGGELVTVRKSRRLTTP, from the coding sequence CTGCGGGTCGAGGTCCGTGGCCGGGTGATCGTCGACGGCGTGGATCTGTGTGTGCTGCCCGGGAAGGTGACCGCGCTCGTCGGGGCTTCCGGGAGCGGGAAGACCACCACCGGGCTCGCCCTGCTCGGAGAGTTCCCGCCCGGTGCCCGGGTCACGGGTGAGGTGTACCGCGCGGCCGACGGGCCCGTGGGTTACGTGCCGCAGCATCCCGCCGCCGTTCTCAATCCCGCCAGGAGGATCTCCGCGCTTCTCCACGACATCGCCCGCGCCCGCGTCCGCCATCTGCCCCGGGGCCGGCGCCGTGCGGCGGCCCGCGCGCGGGTGCTCGACGCACTGGCGGACGCCCAACTCCCCGATGCGGAAGCCCTCTTGCGGCGCTATCCGCACCAGCTCTCCGGCGGTCAGCAGCAACGCGTCGTCCTCGCCCAGGCCCTTCTCCTCGGGGCCCGCGTCATCGTCGCCGACGAACCGACCACCGGGCAGGACCCGTTGACCAGGAGCCGGATCGTCGAGCAGCTGGCGGCGGTCGCGGCGCGCGGTATCGCCGTCGTGCTGCTCAGCCACGATCTCGACGTGGTCCGCGCGCTCGCCGACGACGTCCTGGTCATGCGGGCGGGCCGGGTCGTGGAGTCGGGACCGCCGGAACGGCTGTGGCGTGCGCCGCGGCACGCATGGACCCGTCGGCTGCTCGACGAGCACCGGGCGGACCCACCCGAGGCCGGAGGAGGCCGACCCGTCCTGGAAATACGCGATCTGACCGCCGCACACGGCAAGGCCACGGTCCTGCGCGCTCCCCTCCTCACCCTCGACTCCGGCGAATGCCTGGCCGTCGTGGGCCGCTCGGGCAGCGGCAAGACCACCCTCGCCCGCTGCCTGGCGGGGCTCCACCGCGACCACGGAGGTGAGGTTCTCCTCGACGGAACGCCGCTGCCCCGCACCCTCCGTCGCCGCAGCAGTGCCCAACTCGCCGCCGTGCAATACGTGTTCCAGGATGCACGGGCCGCCTTCGACGAATACCGGCCCGTCCTCGACCAGGTCGCCCGCACGGCCGTACGCCTGCGAGGCAGCGGCGAACAGGAGGCGAGGGAGGAGGCGCTGGCCACTCTCGTCCGCCTCGGTCTCCCTGCCGACGATCTGCCGTACCGCCTGCCCGGCAGGCTCTCGGGGGGCGAGCTCCAGCGCGTCGCGCTCGCCCGTGCCCTCCTGGCCCGTCCCCGGGTGCTGATCTGCGACGAGATCACCTCCGGACTCGACATGGTCACGCGGCGCGGGATTCTCGACCTCCTCGCCGGTCTGTTGCGTGAGCGCGAGGGCCTGTCCCTGGTCCTGATCACCCACGACCAGGACACGGCGAGGATCGCCCACCGTGTCGCCGTGGTGGACGGGGGTGAACTCGTCACCGTACGGAAGTCGAGGCGCCTCACCACCCCGTGA
- a CDS encoding ABC transporter permease, producing the protein MSGLRSFVARRLVLGAVQTVAVVLLVFALTEALPGDAAVALAGDQPDPARIAAIREAMHLDRPAHERLADWAWGLSHGDFGTSLASGRPVLGYITGGFGPTLLLASLTLALLVPLGLGLGVLAARHEGRPVDRLVSSVTLAVYAVPEFALGVLLVTVFALKLAWLPPTAVGYGTDLLGHPAALVLPVLVLLSRPVCSLSRLVRAGMVDALAAPYTAHAHRYGVPGARVRYTHALPNALAPAVQQLARTVDWLLCGVIVVEALFVIPGLGTVLLNAVAERDVPVVQGLAVVFGALTVVLNLGADVVAYRLTPRAWVAA; encoded by the coding sequence GTGAGCGGTCTGCGTTCCTTCGTCGCCCGGCGGCTGGTCCTCGGTGCCGTGCAGACCGTGGCCGTGGTGCTGCTGGTCTTCGCGCTCACCGAGGCACTGCCGGGCGACGCGGCGGTGGCCCTCGCGGGCGACCAGCCCGACCCGGCCCGCATCGCCGCGATCCGCGAGGCCATGCACCTGGACCGGCCCGCCCACGAGCGGCTGGCCGACTGGGCGTGGGGCCTGTCGCACGGCGACTTCGGCACCTCCCTCGCCTCCGGACGGCCGGTGCTCGGCTACATCACCGGCGGCTTCGGTCCGACGCTGCTGCTGGCCTCACTCACCCTGGCCCTGCTGGTCCCGCTCGGCCTCGGGCTCGGCGTCCTCGCGGCCCGCCACGAGGGGCGGCCCGTCGACCGGCTGGTCAGCTCCGTGACCCTCGCCGTGTACGCGGTCCCCGAGTTCGCTCTCGGGGTGCTGCTGGTGACGGTGTTCGCCCTGAAGCTGGCCTGGCTGCCGCCGACCGCGGTGGGGTACGGCACGGACCTGCTCGGCCACCCGGCCGCACTGGTCCTGCCGGTGCTCGTCCTGCTCTCCCGCCCGGTGTGCTCCCTGTCGCGCCTGGTCCGCGCGGGCATGGTCGATGCCCTCGCCGCCCCCTACACGGCCCACGCCCACCGTTACGGCGTCCCCGGCGCCCGGGTCCGTTACACCCACGCCCTGCCCAACGCCCTCGCCCCCGCGGTCCAGCAACTCGCCCGCACCGTCGACTGGTTGCTGTGCGGGGTCATCGTCGTGGAGGCCCTCTTCGTGATCCCGGGCCTCGGCACGGTCCTCCTCAACGCGGTCGCGGAGCGCGACGTGCCGGTGGTGCAGGGGCTGGCGGTGGTGTTCGGCGCACTGACCGTCGTACTGAACCTGGGGGCGGACGTGGTGGCGTACCGGCTGACGCCGAGGGCGTGGGTGGCGGCGTGA
- a CDS encoding molybdopterin-dependent oxidoreductase yields the protein MARSPFAPSFWRSPLRGPWLTSVLGVVLLGGITLLFMTGLLSYAAYNPDLSPVNDKTPDKGVLGFYLFSWPTDPHWLYRLNQGVHVTLGITLIPVLLAKLWSVVPKLFTLPPARSLAHVLERISLLLLVGGALFEFVTGVLNVQLDYLFPGSFYPLHFYGAWVFFSAFVAHAVLKMPLAWRNLRRLREEKTELVSPNPAPPTVSRRGALWFVGSGSLLLFVTTAGQNFDGVLRRTALLAPHGGGEPASGPGGFQINKTAAYAGIDPDETSEEAWRLVVVGRAGRTVRLGRAELLRLPLHSSALPIACVEGWSTSDQWWRGVRLRDLAALVGYEDDPPDVFVESLQRHGAFRRAALRANQVADPRSLLALFVNGEDLTPDHGHPARIIVPAAPGVLNTKWVARLTFGDL from the coding sequence ATGGCACGGTCACCCTTCGCACCTTCCTTCTGGCGCAGTCCGCTGCGCGGCCCCTGGCTCACCTCGGTCCTCGGGGTCGTCCTCCTCGGCGGGATCACCCTGCTGTTCATGACGGGGCTGCTGTCGTACGCCGCCTACAACCCGGACCTCTCGCCGGTGAACGACAAGACCCCGGACAAGGGCGTCCTCGGCTTCTACCTCTTCTCCTGGCCGACCGACCCGCACTGGCTGTACCGGCTCAACCAGGGCGTCCACGTCACCCTCGGCATCACCCTGATCCCCGTCCTGCTGGCCAAGCTGTGGTCGGTCGTACCGAAGCTGTTCACGCTGCCGCCCGCGCGGTCGCTCGCGCACGTCCTGGAACGGATCTCGCTCCTGCTGCTGGTCGGCGGCGCCCTGTTCGAGTTCGTGACCGGCGTGCTCAACGTCCAGTTGGACTACCTCTTCCCGGGCTCCTTCTATCCCCTGCACTTCTACGGGGCATGGGTGTTCTTCAGCGCGTTCGTCGCCCATGCCGTCCTGAAGATGCCGCTCGCCTGGCGGAATCTGCGCCGACTCCGTGAGGAGAAGACCGAGTTGGTGTCGCCGAACCCCGCGCCGCCGACGGTGTCCCGGCGCGGGGCCCTCTGGTTCGTCGGGAGCGGCTCGCTGCTGCTGTTCGTCACCACGGCCGGGCAGAACTTCGACGGTGTGCTCCGCAGAACCGCCCTGCTCGCCCCGCACGGAGGCGGCGAGCCGGCCTCCGGACCGGGCGGCTTCCAGATCAACAAGACCGCCGCGTACGCGGGGATCGATCCGGATGAGACGAGCGAGGAGGCCTGGCGGCTCGTCGTCGTGGGGCGCGCGGGGCGCACCGTCCGCCTCGGCCGCGCGGAACTCCTCCGACTTCCCTTGCACAGCTCGGCGTTGCCCATCGCCTGTGTGGAGGGCTGGTCCACCTCCGACCAGTGGTGGCGCGGGGTGCGGCTGCGGGACCTCGCCGCGCTCGTCGGGTACGAGGACGATCCACCGGACGTCTTCGTGGAGTCGCTGCAACGCCACGGTGCCTTCCGGCGGGCCGCCCTGCGCGCCAACCAGGTCGCCGACCCGCGGTCCCTGCTCGCCCTGTTCGTCAACGGCGAGGACCTGACCCCCGACCACGGCCACCCGGCCCGGATCATCGTGCCCGCGGCGCCCGGTGTGCTCAACACCAAGTGGGTGGCCCGGCTGACGTTCGGAGACCTGTGA
- a CDS encoding ABC transporter substrate-binding protein, producing the protein MHDERFSGLRRRGFLAATGGVAAAALVGCAGSDTGESPSADGTPKRGGRLRAAFAGGGASETLDPHLANLFADVARAKALYDKLADYGADLSAQPRLAAKWEPDKTLGRWQVTLREATFHDGSPVTADDVLHSYRRIADPDQAFRAKASLDPIDLDASRATGQRSIEFVLKRPTAEFPNILAAFGAYIIPEGAKDFDRKPIGSGPFRLVSFAPGRSAVFRRNDDYWDGAPHLDELELLVANEESARVNALLGGQVEYAHELSPTTARAHEGRGQIEIVRLRGSAMQAFCMKTDRAPFDDRRVREAFFLIADRQELVDGALSGAGVVGNDLFGKGYEYYADSLPQRAQDLDRARSLLKQAGADKLRVTLDTSAVAAGFTEAAGIFRDQAAKAGVTIDVRMGSKDSYWSDILDNGTLCCYRSGAMPIEAHISQRLLTDSTTNATKWHHKDFDALYQQAQSTRDKASRAAVYERMQRRLYAEGGFLIWGFADWIIGTGRNVKGVATKAPANTLDWARFDKVWLA; encoded by the coding sequence ATGCACGACGAACGCTTCTCCGGCCTGCGCCGACGCGGATTCCTCGCCGCCACCGGAGGCGTCGCCGCGGCCGCCCTGGTGGGCTGCGCCGGATCCGACACCGGTGAGTCCCCGTCCGCCGACGGCACTCCGAAGCGGGGCGGCCGGCTGCGCGCCGCGTTCGCCGGAGGCGGGGCGAGCGAGACCCTCGACCCGCACCTGGCGAACCTGTTCGCCGACGTGGCCCGCGCCAAGGCCCTCTACGACAAGCTCGCCGACTACGGCGCCGACCTGTCCGCCCAGCCCCGTCTCGCCGCCAAGTGGGAACCCGACAAGACGCTGGGCCGCTGGCAGGTCACCCTGCGCGAGGCCACCTTCCACGACGGCAGCCCGGTCACCGCCGACGACGTCCTGCACAGCTACCGCCGGATCGCCGACCCGGACCAGGCGTTCCGCGCCAAGGCGTCCCTGGACCCCATCGACCTCGACGCCAGCCGGGCCACCGGGCAGCGGTCGATCGAGTTCGTCCTCAAGCGGCCGACCGCCGAATTCCCCAACATCCTGGCCGCGTTCGGGGCGTACATCATCCCTGAGGGCGCGAAGGACTTCGACCGCAAGCCGATCGGCTCGGGCCCCTTCCGCCTCGTCTCCTTCGCCCCCGGCCGCTCCGCCGTCTTCCGCCGCAACGACGACTACTGGGACGGCGCTCCGCACCTCGACGAACTCGAACTCCTCGTCGCCAACGAGGAGTCGGCCCGCGTCAACGCCCTGCTCGGCGGCCAGGTCGAGTACGCCCACGAACTGAGCCCCACCACCGCCCGCGCCCACGAAGGCAGAGGGCAGATCGAGATCGTGCGGCTGCGGGGCAGCGCCATGCAGGCGTTCTGCATGAAGACCGACCGGGCTCCCTTCGACGACAGGCGGGTGCGCGAGGCGTTCTTCCTGATCGCCGACCGCCAGGAACTCGTCGACGGCGCCCTGTCCGGCGCGGGCGTGGTCGGCAACGACCTGTTCGGGAAGGGCTACGAGTACTACGCCGACAGCCTCCCGCAGCGGGCACAGGACCTCGACAGGGCCCGCTCCCTCCTCAAGCAGGCCGGTGCCGACAAGCTCAGGGTCACCCTGGACACCTCGGCCGTCGCCGCCGGGTTCACCGAGGCCGCCGGCATCTTCCGCGACCAGGCCGCCAAGGCGGGCGTCACGATCGACGTGAGGATGGGCAGCAAGGACTCCTACTGGAGCGACATCCTCGACAACGGCACCCTGTGCTGCTACCGCTCCGGCGCCATGCCCATCGAGGCCCACATCTCCCAGCGCCTGCTCACGGACTCCACGACCAACGCGACGAAGTGGCACCACAAGGACTTCGACGCGCTGTACCAGCAGGCGCAGTCCACCCGTGACAAGGCGTCGCGCGCGGCGGTGTACGAGCGGATGCAGCGCCGTCTGTACGCCGAGGGCGGTTTCCTGATCTGGGGGTTCGCCGACTGGATCATCGGAACGGGCCGCAATGTGAAGGGGGTTGCGACCAAGGCGCCCGCCAACACGCTCGACTGGGCCCGCTTCGACAAGGTCTGGCTCGCGTGA